Proteins from one Megalopta genalis isolate 19385.01 chromosome 1, iyMegGena1_principal, whole genome shotgun sequence genomic window:
- the LOC117221544 gene encoding uncharacterized protein LOC117221544 isoform X2 — protein MIVRKCLSPTTPIYCLILWVVLGTVQAERWSRQVSNSEWIPLPDPRTTQTQVEHSNPDSGLVASGTSQLPQVPQLSLPPALQQQYQDQLLQLQKTQENIQKLLLLQQQLRAQQQLLQSQTFLPSGFGNAEEEKRLQQSGLGHQQTDLAPEDLVPPLPATEALPPVFPAQSFLPAQRTRAHPPAKHDNTNVPQEFTDLPGQSFKLQQGHNIGDADEVRESQRPGGKHLKEQAALMGQAPTGQDEEEEVQLIYVPAETLTQRGQKRGRGRKYPMRQQQSHHQHHHHHQQQQQQQHRENPGVESSNQDALTRQILQQIQQEREEKTQFLNEERMKEIARLNEEQRALERKARLQQEAVQREQELQRQRDAEKKKKELEKLEEMAKQRELERIREAREKQRLEELERRRLAEMRAKEEKRRAEEAARQRETERLAALERQKELEIQEALKQQRILEKQREEEAVRAASQALAEHAQALPLTRDHQDFQRQQHPDSGKPVRSKVRGRHRQRNQFQEQPSYSREATTTPSPNQPPLSVYMGSSRAKPNNARVSDVLKLLKDAKTIAVLDTVGPDTPQVFVGPTNLDPPSGYAKFDLPYLSTIDHNRVERKVDKLPFFVAPLSFDPPPGYSKIPFPAPHIGSVVVNTLDNTDPKDGDDQNPSPTPLIEPNSYSDGLDAGLDSTTPLYEPQTTAGYSQEPSSTPKYEQSYSTTPQPGYSGSRFRFRQYYGDNKPASVISTGYYEDQRPATRKHKYYDDGARSTERPRGETSGGQIEQVSYATTPSFKDVPVGPQDPSTKEQDLAAQLALINQELAQQREAQRYNAAGQYGPDNSPTGLSNAFEGDVSAGEVNEVRGPVGPTQYSLPAELPAISPHLPGLVNSLLDKNEGRLQASTTTTTPSTTTATSTTERTPTTTYRPRGRPRSRVSTVKPRTTTQAPTTRINVDRNRRPYNRSRSRFSTTTEAYQESYEPTKSRIPETTVRYSTEHRRPTSRTQKFRTRDKASQQSETHVQSPQTQQTYEEPSDAGSPPTGSGFLQSPVPETVAHQLDATSSLGDFTPENYPPSTVGTTENYPTVNHGSSSSLLSEDYARTQNYPQTVPDQSQYRGGYEEVVEPTGLEKTPVNGFNYQAQNGEVLDQAILQRPKDYQLDGKAENSDFELATTPDPRFKTTEEQRYSPIYDANVPQTQPEYSLTGQDNLHRLESEKIQTSVLGDDQNQEPIFVPLPENKQEDYVLPVSSTELPLTEITTETTTTSTTPVVIRQRVRGRVGSRSNQEPSVQTRNRGTQDEYVRFNVVNQDSGRTSPGRQRARSRTRNQSHGSQVQTDGNEYIKIHAVQQQRQVATATTTPPTTTTVESQPEEDIDYGFIRPPNFRPVHPVDNRFQAPVTYRPQISEVPQQSLLANDETAVESSPPQAQLLKTRQKYQSAPNRRLPGRPTTLPPPTTTTTTTPIHEVATTTERIPVATVLPEESVYAAKPKTRPDDTRQTRVRGRARRPGKKRVSTTSTTESLLESHNELPLDENYPRVRTQSTTTEHQATLYEDNYDGAPQFPQNREPGQQFYETSSENYPSEFILNFGNYQEQRSQRDEYDQTQLASSSPEKYGVQSEQSEPASKDGSDDSSPTTVDIYGAESQWSTKLTRTSFQPSFAVNQVNQGAGGRPREQWRLRGGGGASKEANAPEIITAGPELSSVTLLVSSDDKRSPEDGIGIDEEESMLIGTTVFGRKTGAPDHTEKMNDSQAVTGSPISPSRKRIVGEPDSWLMDRLEHSADQRAAIDIEKTRKKSSDAPAIKKGTRRRRVRVRVRPAMEDFVTAESQHYNSALNGLIREQYKYNPMRETRLPTPQPILSEKSALQDFLKEILKTEEPTIKPPTTTTTTTTSTEVPEPAWTMSPAATTIAVAPADSEGSTESQMTTMPPTTVQPEDATTVGPLGKGPAQSVRAKGAAESKAYDGDMDDDRKKKAVPWDGNWSERAALDLNFLADKYKSKENDVKLADDWETSRSDEQPDRTRLDDAGSVEEAERSKQLEEYGHPKNHRAKWSEVRLPAAFEPSQTWNQDPKTSAGTGAAIPGLVSKKEGDASVKTLSDYVKAIFDTMKSVEEETAAPSTERPEEIATTLQTPPEADGESPTTTVDPEVATTVQTVLDAEDAKTEAGQEVMETTTYADATTLERGAASQETTPSPTEPQTTDPPTTTTTITTTANATDSILGKILRTSTTTRVSHMTEICYRGRCVMTRPSQDDRLR, from the exons ATCGTGCGGAAGTGTTTGTCTCCGACGACACCGATCTACTGTTTGATCCTGTGGGTCGTGCTCGGCACGGTCCAAGCCGAACGATGGTCGCGACAGGTCTCGAACAGCGAATGGATCCCGTTGCCGGATCCAAGGACGACCCAGACTCAGGTAGAGCATAGCAATCCAGATTCGGGGCTGGTGGCGAGCGGCACATCGCAATTGCCGCAAGTCCCGCAATTATCCTTGCCACCGGCGCTCCAGCAACAGTACCAGGACCAGCTTCTGCAGCTACAAAAGACACAGGAGAATATACAGAAGCTGCTGCTACTGCAACAGCAGCTGAGAGCTCAGCAGCAACTTCTTCAG TCCCAAACGTTCTTGCCGAGCGGATTCGGGAACGCGGAGGAGGAGAAACGGTTGCAGCAAAGTGGATTAGGGCATCAGCAAACGGACTTAGCCCCGGAGGATCTCGTGCCTCCGTTACCGGCTACGGAAGCGTTGCCCCCGGTATTTCCGGCACAGAGCTTCCTTCCGGCTCAGCGAACCCGGGCTCATCCGCCGGCGAAACATGACAACACGAACGTTCCGCAAGAATTCACGGACTTGCCCGGTCAGAGTTTCAAGCTGCAACAGGGCCACAATATCGGGGACGCCGATGAGGTTCGCGAGAGCCAGCGGCCCGGCGGCAAACACTTGAAGGAGCAGGCAGCTCTGATGGGACAGGCGCCGACCGGCCAGGACGAGGAGGAAGAG GTGCAGCTGATCTACGTGCCGGCGGAGACGTTGACGCAGCGTGGTCAGAAGCGCGGTCGCGGCCGGAAGTACCCAATGCGTCAGCAGCAGTCGCACCACcagcaccaccaccaccaccaacagcaacaacagcaacagcaccGTGAAAATCCTGGCGTCGAGTCGAGCAACCAGGACGCGCTGACGCGTCAGATCCTGCAGCAGATCCAGCAGGAACGAGAGGAGAAGACGCAGTTCCTGAACGAGGAGAGGATGAAGGAGATCGCGCGGCTGAACGAGGAGCAGAGGGCGTTGGAGCGGAAGGCCCGACTGCAGCAGGAGGCGGTGCAGCGGGAGCAGGAGCTGCAGCGGCAGCGGGAcgcggagaagaagaagaaggagctGGAGAAACTGGAGGAGATGGCGAAGCAGCGGGAGCTGGAACGGATCCGGGAGGCGAGAGAGAAGCAGCGGCTGGAAGAGCTGGAGCGGCGGCGGCTGGCGGAGATGAGAGCGAAGGAGGAGAAGCGGAGGGCCGAGGAGGCCGCCCGGCAGCGGGAGACGGAGAGGCTGGCCGCGTTGGAGAGGCAGAAGGAGCTGGAGATCCAGGAGGCGCTGAAGCAGCAACGGATCCTGGAGAAGCAGCGCGAGGAGGAGGCGGTCAGGGCCGCGAGCCAGGCGCTGGCCGAGCACGCTCAGGCGCTGCCGCTGACCAGGGACCACCAGGACTTCCAGCGGCAGCAGCACCCGGACTCGGGCAAGCCGGTCAGGAGCAAGGTCCGAGGCAGGCACCGTCAGCGGAACCAGTTCCAGGAGCAGCCAAGCTACAGCAGAGAGGCCACGACCACGCCGTCCCCTAATCAGCCGCCGCTCTCCGTCTACATGGGCAGCAGCCGCGCGAAGCCCAACAACGCCAGAGTGTCCGACGTGCTGAAGCTGCTGAAGGACGCGAAGACGATTGCGGTGCTGGACACGGTCGGCCCCGACACCCCCCAGGTGTTCGTCGGACCTACCAACCTGGACCCTCCGAGCGGCTACGCGAAGTTCGATCTTCCCTATCTGTCGACGATCGACCACAACAGGGTCGAGAGGAAAGTGGACAAGTTGCCGTTCTTCGTGGCTCCTCTGAGCTTCGATCCGCCGCCTGGATACTCCAAGATCCCGTTCCCGGCGCCCCACATTGGCTCCGTGGTCGTCAACACCTTGGACAACACGGACCCGAAAGACGGCGACGATCAGAACCCAAGTCCCACACCGCTGATCGAGCCGAACTCATACAGCGACGGGCTGGACGCCGGCCTCGACTCCACCACGCCCCTCTACGAACCGCAGACCACCGCCGGCTACTCCCAGGAACCGTCCAGCACCCCCAAATACGAGCAGAGCTACTCGACCACCCCGCAGCCCGGCTACTCCGGCTCCAGGTTCAGGTTCAGGCAGTACTACGGCGACAACAAGCCGGCCTCCGTGATCAGCACCGGCTACTACGAGGATCAGAGACCCGCCACCAGGAAGCACAAGTACTATGACGACGGTGCGAGGTCCACCGAGAGGCCTAGAGGCGAGACCTCCGGCGGTCAAATCGAGCAGGTTTCCTACGCGACCACGCCTAGTTTCAAGGACGTTCCGGTCGGTCCCCAGGATCCTTCCACCAAGGAGCAGGACCTGGCCGCGCAGCTGGCCCTGATCAACCAGGAGCTGGCCCAGCAGAGGGAAGCCCAGAGGTACAATGCCGCGGGACAGTATGGCCCGGACAACTCGCCGACCGGTTTGAGCAACGCCTTCGAGGGCGACGTCTCCGCCGGAGAGGTCAACGAGGTCAGGGGACCCGTGGGGCCCACTCAGTATAGCCTGCCGGCTGAGCTACCGGCGATCTCACCGCACCTACCCGGACTGGTCAACTCGTTGCTGGATAAGAACGAAGGCAGGCTACAGGCCAGCACCACTACTACTACCCCGAGCACCACCACTGCGACCAGCACCACTGAACGCACCCCTACCACCACGTACAGGCCGCGGGGGAGACCGCG GAGCCGAGTTTCCACGGTGAAACCGAGGACGACGACCCAAGCGCCGACCACGAGGATAAACGTCGACAGGAATCGGAGACCGTACAACAGGTCCAGGTCTAGATTCAGCACGACCACCGAAGCGTACCAAGAATCGTACGAGCCGACCAAATCAAGGATTCCGGAAACAACCGTGAGATATAGCACCGAGCACAGGCGGCCGACCAGCAGGACACAGAAGTTTAGGACTCGTGACAAAGCCAGCCAGCAGTCCGAG ACCCACGTGCAGAGTCCTCAAACGCAGCAGACCTACGAAGAACCCAGTGACGCAGGCTCCCCGCCGACGGGATCCGGTTTCCTGCAGTCACCGGTTCCGGAAACGGTTGCTCACCAATTGGACGCAACATCCAGCCTGGGCGACTTCACCCCGGAGAATTATCCGCCGAGCACCGTCGGCACTACCGAGAACTATCCGACGGTGAACCATGGATCCTCGTCCTCGCTGCTCTCCGAGGACTACGCGAGGACTCAGAACTATCCGCAAACGGTCCCCGATCAGTCCCAGTATCGCGGCGGTTACGAGGAGGTCGTCGAGCCGACCGGTCTCGAGAAAACGCCGGTGAACGGGTTCAATTATCAGGCTCAGAACGGGGAGGTGCTGGATCAGGCGATCCTTCAGAGACCGAAGGACTACCAGCTGGACGGAAAAGCGGAGAACAGCGACTTCGAGCTAGCCACCACGCCGGACCCGCGGTTCAAGACCACGGAGGAGCAACGTTACTCCCCGATTTACGACGCGAACGTGCCGCAGACCCAGCCGGAGTACAGTCTGACCGGGCAGGACAACCTTCATCGATTGGAGAGCGAGAAGATCCAGACCAGCGTACTCGGCGACGACCAGAACCAAGAACCTATCTTCGTCCCGCTGCCCGAGAACAAGCAGGAGGACTATGTGCTGCCTGTTTCCTCGACAGAGCTCCCTCTGACCGAG ATTACAACAGAGACCACTACGACAAGCACGACGCCGGTGGTGATCCGTCAACGGGTCCGTGGACGAGTCGGCAGCCGTTCGAATCAGGAGCCGTCGGTTCAGACGCGTAACAGAGGCACGCAGGACGAATACGTGCGTTTCAACGTCGTCAATCAAGACTCCGGTCGAACGTCCCCGGGTCGACAGCGGGCCAGATCCAGAACACGTAATCAGAGCCACGGATCTCAGGTGCAGACCGACGGGAACGAGTACATCAAGATCCACGCGGTGCAGCAGCAAAGGCAAGTCGCCACGGCGACCACCACGCCGCCGACAACCACCACCGTCGAGAGCCAGCCGGAGGAGGACATCGACTACGGATTTATAAGGCCGCCGAATTTCCGGCCGGTGCATCCGGTTGATAACAGGTTCCAAGCACCTGTTACCTACCGGCCGCAGATCTCGGAG GTGCCGCAGCAGTCCCTGCTGGCGAACGACGAGACCGCGGTGGAATCGAGCCCGCCGCAGGCGCAATTGCTGAAAACCCGTCAGAAATACCAGTCGGCGCCGAATCGTCGGCTGCCGGGCAGGCCGACGACTTTGccgccgccgacgacgacgacgacgacgacgccgatcCACGAGGTCGCCACCACCACGGAAAGGATACCTGTTGCGACGGTGTTGCCGGAGGAATCCGTGTACGCGGCGAAGCCGAAAACGCGGCCCGACGACACGAGACAGACGAGGGTCAGAGGTCGGGCACGCCGGCCCGGAAAGAAACGAGTGTCGACAACCAGTACGACCGAGTCGCTCCTGGAGTCCCACAACGAGCTGCCGCTGGACGAGAATTATCCACGCGTGAGGACCCAGTCGACTACCACCGAGCACCAAGCCACCCTCTACGAGGACAATTACGACGGCGCCCCGCAGTTCCCGCAGAATCGCGAGCCCGGCCAACAGTTCTACGAGACGTCGAGCGAGAAC TACCCGTCGGAGTTCATCCTGAACTTCGGCAATTACCAGGAGCAGCGGTCTCAGAGGGACGAGTACGATCAAACGCAGCTGGCCAGCAGCTCGCCGGAAAAGTACGGGGTGCAAAGCGAGCAGAGCGAGCCGGCTAGCAAGGATGGATCGGACGATTCGAGCCCGACGACGGTCGACATTTACGGAGCGGAGAGCCAGTGGTCCACGAAATTGACGAGGACCTCCTTCCAGCCTAGCTTCGCGGTGAACCAGGTGAACCAGGGAGCAGGGGGGAGGCCGAGGGAGCAGTGGCGgctgcgcggcggcggcggcgcctcGAAGGAAGCGAACGCTCCCGAGATAATTACCGCCGGGCCGGAACTCTCCTCCGTGACGTTGCTCGTTTCCTCGGACGACAAAAGGAGCCCAGAAGACGGCATCGGGATCGACGAGGAGGAGTCGATGCTGATCGGCACCACGGTGTTCGGCAGGAAGACCGGCGCGCCGGATCACACCGAGAAGATGAACGACAGTCAGGCCGTCACCGGCTCGCCGATCTCGCCGAGCAGAAAGAGGATCGTCGGCGAGCCGGATTCTTGGCTGATGGACAGGCTCGAGCATTCTGCGGACCAACGGGCCGCCATCGATATCGAGAAGACCCGGAAGAAGAGCTCCGACGCGCCCGCCATTAAGAAG GGTACCCGAAGGAGGCGTGTCCGGGTGCGAGTGCGTCCAGCAATGGAGGACTTCGTGACCGCAGAATCGCAGCACTATAATTCGGCGTTAAACGGCTTGATCCGCGAGCAGTACAAGTACAACCCTATGCGGGAGACGAGGCTGCCGACGCCGCAGCCGATCTTGTCGGAGAAGTCCGCGTTGCAGGACTTCCTGAAGGAGATCCTGAAGACCGAGGAGCCGACGATCAAGCCgccgacaacgacgacgacgacgacgacgagcacCGAGGTGCCGGAGCCCGCCTGGACGATGTCCCcggcggcgacgacgatcgCCGTCGCGCCAGCCGATTCCGAAGGCAGCACCGAGAGCCAAATGACGACGATGCCGCCGACGACCGTGCAGCCGGAGGACGCGACGACCGTGGGCCCGCTCGGCAAGGGACCCGCGCAATCGGTGCGGGCGAAGGGAGCGGCCGAGTCGAAGGCTTACGATGGTGACATGGACGATGACCGAAAGAAGAAGGCGGTTCCTTGGGACGGGAATTGGAGCGAGCGGGCAGCCTTGGACCTGAACTTCCTGGCAGATAAATACAAGTCGAAGGAGAACGACGTGAAGCTGGCCGACGACTGGGAGACGAGCCGCAGCGACGAGCAGCCCGACAGGACCCGTTTGGACGACGCCGGGTCGGTCGAGGAGGCCGAACGGTCGAAGCAGCTGGAGGAATACGGCCACCCGAAGAACCATAGAGCCAAGTGGAGCGAGGTGAGGCTGCCGGCGGCGTTCGAACCGTCGCAGACCTGGAATCAGGACCCTAAAACGAGCGCCGGGACCGGCGCGGCTATCCCGGGCCTGGTGAGCAAGAAAGAGGGCGACGCCAGCGTGAAGACTCTCTCGGATTACGTGAAGGCTATCTTCGACACCATGAAGAGCGTCGAGGAGGAAACTGCGGCTCCCAGCACGGAGAGGCCCGAGGAGATAGCGACGACCTTGCAGACGCCGCCGGAAGCGGACGGCGAGTCCCCGACGACCACCGTCGACCCCGAGGTCGCGACCACCGTGCAGACCGTCCTCGACGCGGAGGACGCGAAGACCGAGGCCGGCCAGGAGGTCATGGAGACCACGACGTACGCGGACGCGACGACCTTGGAGCGAGGCGCCGCGAGCCAGGAGACCACGCCCTCGCCGACCGAGCCGCAGACGACGGACCCGCCCACGACTACGACCACCATCACGACCACCGCGAACGCGACCGACTCGATCCTCGGCAAGATCCTGCGGACCTCCACGACCACCAGGGTCTCGCACATGACGGAGATCTGTTACAGGGGCCGGTGCGTGATGACCAGGCCCAGCCAGGACGACCGGCTCAGATGA